Proteins encoded in a region of the Streptomyces akebiae genome:
- a CDS encoding TetR/AcrR family transcriptional regulator, translated as MNERDTGLRSRLVDVGVELVTAEGVQALSLREIARRAGVSHGAPRRYFPTHLELLSAIARRGFEELAGRGVAALGDGTAGPREQIATLGHVYLEFALTNRGMHELMFRHDLLESNELGLRDASLPIFALLVDLVGRARPDADARLVAGALLANLYGLAQLWTWGSLQLTTEADDFVPLLRTALDAHLGSEGR; from the coding sequence ATGAACGAACGTGACACGGGACTGCGATCCCGACTGGTCGACGTCGGCGTCGAGTTGGTGACCGCCGAGGGGGTGCAGGCCCTGTCGCTACGGGAGATCGCCCGGCGGGCCGGGGTGTCGCACGGGGCGCCGCGCCGGTACTTCCCGACGCACCTGGAGCTGCTGTCGGCCATCGCGCGCCGGGGGTTCGAGGAACTGGCGGGCCGGGGGGTCGCGGCGCTGGGGGACGGCACGGCGGGTCCGCGTGAGCAGATCGCGACGCTGGGGCACGTGTACCTGGAGTTCGCGCTGACCAACCGCGGCATGCACGAGCTGATGTTCCGTCACGATCTGTTGGAAAGCAACGAGTTGGGGTTGCGCGACGCCAGTCTCCCGATCTTCGCGCTGCTGGTGGATCTCGTCGGGCGGGCCCGGCCCGACGCCGACGCGCGGCTCGTCGCGGGCGCGCTGCTGGCGAACCTCTACGGCCTCGCCCAGCTGTGGACCTGGGGCAGCCTGCAACTCACCACCGAAGCGGACGACTTCGTACCCCTGCTGCGCACCGCGCTGGACGCGCATCTGGGGAGCGAGGGCCGGTGA
- a CDS encoding MFS transporter — MTAPTAQAGVDRHGTVSASHRRLTLAGSVLGAALVALDGTVLTIAQPTLRRDLDASLTEVQWTSTGYLIAVAGLLVFAGRLGDRFGHRRVFAWGVLGFGAASAGIGFAPGVGWVIGLRVVQGVFGALLQPATLGMLRAAFPPDRLAMPIALRTSAVGVAVAAGPLVGGVLVDRLGWRAVFFLNVVPALIMGLLTLAVRAPGARRTRSAPGPRLDLPGATLFAVALAALVHTLVGVPEHGWTAADVLGLSIAVGATAVLVRHERRTRDPLVPSAVLGSATVCAALGVLVAASAAMLGALFVCGFVLQDGLGMDPLRTSLVALPGGVAMVLGAPLSPVLLRRWGARATALTGTVLLTAGVLALSRLGPGMPTVLIGGGFLLLGAGFGALMVTATAVVVRHAPQEAAGVAGGLQQTAMNVGPALGVAAATTLMPLGTGPALLLLAAVAATGAPLALRMPRPARPARDGTRSVRNDEDKKREGDEHDREP; from the coding sequence GTGACGGCACCCACGGCGCAGGCCGGGGTCGACCGGCACGGGACCGTCTCCGCGTCGCACCGCCGCCTCACCCTCGCGGGCAGTGTGCTCGGCGCCGCGCTCGTCGCCCTCGACGGAACGGTGCTGACCATCGCCCAACCGACCCTGCGGCGCGACCTGGACGCTTCACTGACCGAGGTGCAGTGGACCAGCACCGGATATCTGATCGCGGTGGCCGGGCTGTTGGTGTTCGCGGGGCGGCTGGGTGACCGGTTCGGCCATCGACGGGTGTTCGCCTGGGGTGTGCTGGGGTTCGGCGCGGCCTCCGCCGGGATCGGGTTCGCGCCCGGTGTGGGCTGGGTGATCGGGTTGCGGGTGGTACAGGGCGTCTTCGGCGCGCTGCTGCAGCCCGCCACGCTGGGCATGCTGCGGGCCGCGTTCCCGCCCGACCGGCTGGCCATGCCCATCGCGCTGCGGACCAGTGCCGTCGGGGTGGCGGTGGCGGCCGGTCCGCTGGTCGGTGGTGTGCTCGTCGACCGGCTGGGCTGGCGGGCGGTGTTCTTCCTCAACGTCGTACCGGCGCTGATCATGGGCCTGCTGACGCTGGCGGTGCGCGCCCCCGGGGCCCGGCGGACGCGGTCGGCACCCGGGCCCCGCCTCGATCTGCCGGGCGCCACGCTGTTCGCCGTGGCCCTCGCGGCCCTCGTGCACACCCTGGTCGGGGTGCCGGAGCACGGCTGGACGGCCGCCGACGTGCTCGGTCTGTCGATCGCCGTCGGCGCGACGGCTGTCCTGGTCCGCCATGAACGGCGGACCAGGGACCCGTTGGTGCCGTCCGCCGTGCTGGGCTCGGCCACCGTGTGCGCGGCGCTGGGGGTGCTGGTGGCCGCCTCCGCGGCGATGCTGGGGGCCCTGTTCGTGTGCGGCTTCGTCCTCCAGGACGGGCTCGGCATGGATCCGCTGCGCACCAGCCTCGTCGCGCTGCCCGGCGGCGTGGCGATGGTGCTCGGGGCACCGCTGTCGCCCGTCCTGCTGCGCCGGTGGGGCGCCCGTGCGACGGCCCTCACGGGGACCGTGCTGCTCACCGCCGGTGTGCTGGCGCTGTCCCGGCTCGGCCCCGGAATGCCGACGGTACTGATCGGGGGCGGGTTCCTGCTGCTGGGGGCCGGGTTCGGCGCGCTGATGGTCACCGCGACCGCCGTCGTCGTACGGCACGCGCCGCAGGAGGCGGCCGGGGTTGCGGGCGGGCTCCAGCAGACCGCGATGAACGTCGGCCCGGCGCTCGGTGTGGCGGCCGCGACCACGCTCATGCCGCTCGGCACGGGTCCGGCGCTGCTGCTCCTGGCCGCCGTGGCCGCGACGGGTGCGCCTCTTGCCCTGCGAATGCCCCGACCCGCCCGCCCCGCGAGGGATGGAACGCGATCAGTACGGAACGATGAAGACAAGAAGCGTGAAGGCGACGAGCATGATCGCGAGCCGTGA
- a CDS encoding serine hydrolase domain-containing protein, translating to MERLRREVEPREAGLDPKTLARLDEYLALQVDEGRLPGYLLSLARGGRVAHLTTYGLRDRAARLPVETDTLWRVYSMTKPVTSVAALILVEEGRLSLSDPVSRHLPEFAEPRVYESGEGTDVRTRPARRPLLVRHLMTHTSGLTFGFYYDHPVDALYRDAGLENSVRPGATLAQTIAEYARLPLQFEPGAQWNYSVSTNVLGRIVEVVSGQDLDAFFAERILGPLGMTDAGFQVTPDQAERLAELYGEQEDGSIAPVPGLPVRGRPRFLSGSGGMVATARDYHRFAEFLRRRGELDGVRLLSPESVDMMATNQLPGGVDIHTYGSPFHRQPGNVGVGFGLGVSVVIDPTVTESPSSLGTFGWTGAATTIFWVDPRRDLTVQFMTQVRRRSSFSVYPELKRSVHEAVVG from the coding sequence ATGGAACGACTGCGCCGAGAGGTCGAACCGCGCGAGGCCGGCCTCGACCCGAAGACCCTGGCCCGCCTGGACGAGTACCTCGCCCTTCAGGTCGACGAGGGCCGCCTGCCCGGCTACCTCCTCTCCCTCGCCCGCGGCGGTCGCGTCGCCCACCTCACGACGTACGGACTGCGCGACCGCGCGGCACGGCTGCCCGTCGAGACGGACACGCTGTGGCGGGTGTACTCCATGACCAAGCCGGTCACGTCCGTCGCCGCGCTGATATTGGTCGAGGAGGGACGGCTGTCGCTCTCCGACCCGGTCTCCCGCCACCTCCCGGAGTTCGCCGAACCCCGCGTGTACGAGTCCGGTGAGGGCACCGACGTCCGGACCCGGCCGGCACGGCGGCCCCTCCTCGTCCGCCATCTGATGACCCACACCTCGGGCCTGACCTTCGGCTTCTACTACGACCACCCGGTGGACGCGCTCTACCGCGACGCGGGTCTGGAGAACTCCGTACGGCCCGGTGCCACCCTGGCGCAGACGATCGCGGAGTACGCGCGCCTGCCCCTGCAGTTCGAGCCGGGCGCGCAGTGGAACTACTCCGTCTCCACCAACGTCCTCGGCCGGATCGTCGAGGTGGTGTCGGGGCAGGACCTCGACGCGTTCTTCGCCGAGCGGATCCTCGGCCCGCTCGGCATGACGGACGCGGGCTTCCAGGTGACCCCCGACCAGGCGGAGCGGCTCGCCGAGCTGTACGGGGAGCAGGAGGACGGCTCGATCGCGCCGGTGCCCGGTCTGCCGGTGCGCGGCCGGCCGCGTTTCCTGTCCGGCAGCGGCGGGATGGTCGCCACCGCCCGGGACTACCACCGGTTCGCCGAGTTCCTGCGGCGGCGCGGCGAACTCGACGGCGTACGGCTGCTGTCCCCCGAGTCCGTGGACATGATGGCCACGAACCAGCTGCCGGGCGGAGTCGACATCCACACGTACGGCAGCCCGTTCCACCGGCAACCGGGCAATGTGGGCGTCGGTTTCGGGCTCGGGGTGTCCGTCGTGATCGACCCCACCGTGACCGAGTCCCCCTCCTCCCTGGGGACGTTCGGCTGGACCGGGGCCGCGACGACGATCTTCTGGGTGGATCCGCGGCGGGACCTGACGGTGCAGTTCATGACGCAGGTGCGGAGGCGGTCGTCGTTCTCGGTGTATCCGGAGTTGAAGCGATCGGTTCATGAGGCCGTGGTGGGCTGA
- a CDS encoding saccharopine dehydrogenase family protein, translating to MTEVVPASGTVHWVGAGLSTGSGLAVLCDTAARVRLWHRTEERAEQALAARGLTGRAEPRAYTLPALVADLAPGDVVVSMLPAPDHAPLLGACVGARAHFACSSYVSDAVLDQVPAAEAAGVTVLTEAGLDPGVDHLFAHSLIDRAVRAIGPETAATYTLTSYCGGVPAVPNDFRYRFSWAPAGVLGALRSPARYIEDGAERTADRPWTATRAHVVDGETFEAYPNRDSVPFVAQYGLPAAWTPRTFVRGTLRLDGWLTAWAPVFAELERGDDRSIAELAKDLAARYPTTDADRDRVVLAVSLDVRTGAGEEWSGRYLLDAVGTEEESAMARLVSRPLALGVGHILDGSLPTGLCRAAETGERSQAWLAELAEAGVEFTARTD from the coding sequence ATGACCGAGGTGGTCCCCGCGAGCGGTACCGTCCACTGGGTCGGTGCCGGCCTGTCCACGGGCAGCGGCCTGGCGGTGCTGTGCGACACCGCCGCCCGGGTGCGGCTGTGGCACCGCACCGAGGAGCGTGCCGAACAGGCGCTGGCGGCACGGGGGCTGACGGGACGGGCCGAGCCCCGTGCGTACACGCTGCCCGCGCTCGTGGCGGACCTCGCCCCGGGAGACGTGGTGGTCTCCATGCTCCCGGCGCCGGACCACGCCCCGCTGCTCGGCGCCTGCGTCGGGGCGCGGGCCCACTTCGCCTGCTCCAGCTATGTGTCCGACGCGGTCCTGGACCAGGTGCCGGCGGCCGAGGCCGCCGGTGTCACCGTCCTCACCGAGGCCGGCCTGGACCCGGGCGTGGACCACCTCTTCGCGCACAGCCTGATCGACCGGGCCGTCCGGGCGATCGGCCCGGAGACCGCCGCCACGTACACCCTCACCTCGTACTGCGGCGGGGTCCCGGCCGTCCCCAACGACTTCAGGTACCGCTTCAGCTGGGCCCCGGCCGGCGTCCTGGGCGCCCTGCGTTCACCGGCCCGCTACATCGAGGACGGTGCCGAGAGGACGGCTGACCGCCCCTGGACGGCCACCCGCGCCCACGTCGTCGACGGCGAGACCTTCGAGGCCTACCCCAACCGTGACAGCGTCCCCTTCGTCGCCCAGTACGGTCTGCCCGCGGCCTGGACACCGAGGACCTTCGTCCGCGGCACCCTCCGTCTCGACGGCTGGCTCACCGCCTGGGCCCCGGTCTTCGCGGAACTGGAACGCGGCGACGACCGGAGCATCGCGGAGCTGGCGAAGGACCTGGCGGCGCGCTACCCGACGACCGACGCCGACCGCGACCGCGTCGTCCTCGCCGTCTCCCTCGACGTGCGCACCGGCGCGGGCGAGGAGTGGTCCGGCCGTTACCTCCTCGACGCCGTCGGCACCGAGGAGGAGAGCGCGATGGCCCGCCTGGTGTCCCGCCCCCTCGCCCTGGGGGTGGGCCACATCCTGGACGGCTCACTGCCGACGGGGTTGTGCAGGGCGGCGGAGACGGGGGAGCGCTCACAGGCCTGGCTCGCCGAACTGGCCGAGGCGGGTGTGGAGTTCACGGCGCGAACCGACTAG
- a CDS encoding saccharopine dehydrogenase — MTDLHLWLRHETRTTERRTPIVPSDARRLVESGVRITVEDSPQRIFPGEEYEAAGCQVAEAGSWVSASARAVIVGLKELPDEPAELTHRHIFFGHAYKGQPGAEALLRRFAAGGGALLDLEYLVDDQGRRLAAFGFWAGYLGAALAVLHHRGALRAPLVPTTKEEMEAELRASRGEVTALVIGALGRSGRGARVALGEAGVEPTCWDLAETRDLDRPALLAHELLVNTVLTTSPVPPFLTDKDLDDPDRRLRTLSDVTVDVGSPMNVLPVYDTTTEWDRPVRRLREHPPLDLIAIDNLPSLLPREASTDFSAALLPQLLDFETGGAWGRCLERFRRASDELGLTEG; from the coding sequence ATGACCGATCTCCACTTGTGGCTGCGCCACGAGACCCGCACCACCGAACGGCGCACCCCGATCGTGCCGTCCGACGCCCGGCGGCTCGTCGAGAGCGGTGTCCGGATCACCGTCGAGGACTCCCCTCAGCGGATCTTCCCCGGGGAGGAGTACGAGGCGGCCGGCTGCCAGGTCGCCGAGGCGGGCTCGTGGGTGTCGGCATCGGCGCGGGCGGTGATCGTGGGCCTCAAGGAACTGCCGGACGAGCCAGCCGAACTGACGCATCGTCATATCTTTTTCGGGCACGCCTACAAGGGTCAGCCCGGTGCCGAGGCGCTGCTGCGCAGGTTCGCGGCCGGGGGCGGGGCGCTGCTCGACCTGGAGTACCTGGTGGACGACCAGGGCCGCAGGCTCGCCGCCTTCGGCTTCTGGGCGGGCTATCTGGGCGCGGCCCTCGCCGTGCTCCACCACCGGGGCGCGCTCCGGGCCCCGCTCGTCCCCACGACCAAGGAGGAGATGGAGGCCGAACTCCGGGCGTCCCGGGGTGAGGTGACCGCGCTGGTGATCGGCGCCCTGGGCCGCAGCGGACGGGGTGCGCGGGTCGCGCTCGGCGAGGCCGGCGTCGAGCCCACCTGCTGGGACCTGGCCGAGACCCGTGACCTGGACCGACCGGCCCTGCTGGCCCACGAGCTGCTGGTCAACACCGTCCTGACGACCAGCCCCGTCCCGCCGTTCCTGACGGACAAGGACCTCGACGACCCGGACCGCCGGCTCCGTACCCTCTCGGACGTCACGGTCGACGTCGGCTCGCCCATGAACGTCCTGCCGGTCTACGACACGACCACCGAATGGGACCGCCCGGTACGGCGGTTGCGCGAACACCCCCCGCTCGATCTCATCGCCATCGACAACCTGCCCTCCCTGCTGCCCCGCGAGGCGAGCACCGACTTCTCGGCGGCGCTGCTGCCGCAGCTGCTGGACTTCGAGACGGGTGGGGCGTGGGGGCGCTGCCTGGAGCGATTCCGTAGGGCGAGCGACGAACTGGGCCTCACAGAAGGGTAG
- a CDS encoding NAD(P)/FAD-dependent oxidoreductase, protein MIRSARVVVIGGGVIGTSIAYHLAAAGVDDVVLVERDELASGSTARAAGGVRAQFSDELNIQLGARSLEAFGRFRQELGHDIGLHRVGYLFLLTTPDEVAQFEAGVQLQNDLGVPSRMVDPEEARRLSPLISTEGLLAAAFSPDDGHCTPESVVHGYAAGARRHGATVLRNCEVLGIETWRDTITAVVTSKGRIVTDTVVCAAGAWSRSVGAMVGVDLPVEPLRRQIAVTEPVPGLPPHLPMTIDFTSSLYFHTEGPGLLVGMSDPDERPGFATDTHDRWIPRLYEAMRRRAPALLDLRRTGGWAGLYEITPDHNALIGEAGSCSRFLYATGFSGHGFLQGPAVGEVVRDLYLGRVPFVDISPLNVDRFTADALRPEANLV, encoded by the coding sequence GTGATCCGCAGCGCACGGGTCGTCGTCATCGGCGGAGGAGTCATCGGGACGAGCATCGCCTACCACCTGGCCGCCGCCGGAGTGGACGACGTCGTCCTCGTCGAACGCGACGAACTGGCCTCCGGATCGACGGCGCGGGCCGCCGGCGGGGTCCGCGCGCAGTTCTCCGACGAACTCAACATCCAGCTCGGCGCCCGGAGCCTGGAGGCGTTCGGCCGCTTCCGGCAGGAGCTGGGCCACGACATCGGCCTGCACCGCGTCGGCTACCTCTTCCTCCTGACGACCCCCGACGAGGTCGCCCAGTTCGAGGCGGGGGTCCAGCTCCAGAACGATCTGGGTGTGCCCAGCCGCATGGTCGACCCCGAAGAGGCCCGGCGGCTCTCCCCGCTGATCTCCACCGAGGGCCTGCTGGCCGCCGCGTTCTCGCCCGACGACGGGCACTGCACCCCCGAGTCGGTGGTCCACGGCTACGCCGCCGGGGCCCGCCGCCACGGGGCGACCGTGCTGCGCAACTGCGAGGTCCTGGGTATCGAGACCTGGCGGGACACCATCACCGCGGTGGTCACGAGCAAGGGGCGGATCGTCACCGACACGGTCGTGTGCGCGGCCGGCGCCTGGTCCCGGTCCGTCGGCGCCATGGTCGGTGTCGACCTCCCGGTGGAACCCCTGCGCCGACAGATCGCCGTCACCGAACCGGTCCCCGGCCTCCCGCCCCACCTCCCCATGACGATCGACTTCACCAGCAGCCTCTACTTCCACACCGAGGGCCCCGGCCTCCTCGTCGGCATGTCCGACCCCGACGAACGGCCCGGCTTCGCCACCGACACCCACGACCGCTGGATCCCCCGCCTGTACGAGGCCATGCGGCGCCGCGCCCCCGCCCTGCTCGACCTGCGGCGCACGGGCGGCTGGGCGGGCCTGTACGAGATCACGCCGGACCACAACGCCCTGATCGGCGAGGCCGGTTCCTGCTCCCGCTTCCTGTACGCGACCGGGTTCTCCGGCCACGGGTTCCTCCAGGGCCCGGCGGTCGGCGAGGTGGTCCGCGACCTGTACCTGGGCCGCGTACCCTTCGTCGACATCAGCCCCTTGAACGTCGACCGGTTCACGGCCGACGCGTTGCGCCCGGAGGCCAACCTCGTATGA
- the ribA gene encoding GTP cyclohydrolase II, translating into MTENVGVLGTNAQSSGAVRVVNAPLPTTYGDFEAVGYLDQDRGEEQVALVYGDISGGEGILIRLHSECLTGDAFGSQHCECGEQLDSALRAIVAEGRGILVYLRGHEGRGIGLLAKLQAMKLQAEGLDTVEANLALGLPVDARDYRVAAEMLHDLGVRSVRLMSNNPRKREALLRHGIKVSEQVPLLITPCEDNITYLRTKRERLDHYLPHLDAVVHSS; encoded by the coding sequence ATGACAGAAAATGTTGGTGTACTCGGCACGAATGCCCAGTCCTCCGGCGCCGTACGCGTGGTGAACGCTCCTCTGCCCACCACCTACGGCGACTTCGAGGCCGTAGGTTATCTCGACCAGGACCGCGGCGAAGAACAAGTGGCGCTGGTGTACGGCGACATCAGCGGCGGTGAGGGAATTCTCATCCGGCTGCACTCGGAGTGCCTGACCGGTGACGCGTTCGGCTCGCAGCACTGCGAATGCGGCGAGCAGCTCGACAGCGCGCTGCGGGCGATAGTCGCCGAGGGGCGCGGCATTCTCGTCTATCTGCGCGGTCACGAGGGCCGCGGCATCGGCCTGCTCGCCAAGCTCCAGGCGATGAAGCTCCAGGCGGAGGGTCTGGACACCGTCGAGGCCAACCTCGCCCTCGGTCTGCCGGTGGACGCCCGTGACTACCGGGTGGCGGCCGAGATGCTGCACGACCTCGGCGTACGGTCGGTCCGGCTGATGTCGAACAACCCGCGCAAGCGGGAGGCGCTGCTGCGCCACGGCATCAAGGTCTCCGAGCAGGTGCCGCTGCTCATCACCCCGTGCGAGGACAACATCACCTACCTGCGCACCAAGCGGGAGCGGCTCGACCACTACCTGCCCCACCTGGACGCGGTGGTCCACTCGTCCTGA
- a CDS encoding creatininase family protein translates to MSSSSLVPTDTTADVRERGAAAGRQVAVLPVGSYEQHGPYLPLATDTLVACAISREIAAAYPVHLLPPVTIACSHEHAAWPGTVSISATTLHAMVSDIAASLRRSGVEALVVVNGHGGNYVLGNVVQESTAAGHRMALFPAMEDWDAARERAGVQTSLLSDMHAGEIETSILLHCHPELVRPGHETTDFLADDRRHLLSLGMSAYTDSGVIGRPSLASAAKGKELLAGFVESFGAYFSLVTSDGWGKGPVPTDASPDASPAGD, encoded by the coding sequence ATGAGCAGTTCGAGTCTTGTTCCGACGGACACCACCGCGGACGTCCGGGAGAGGGGGGCGGCGGCGGGGCGACAGGTCGCGGTGCTTCCGGTCGGCAGCTACGAGCAGCACGGTCCGTATCTGCCGCTGGCCACCGACACGCTGGTCGCCTGCGCGATATCCCGGGAGATAGCCGCCGCGTACCCGGTGCACCTCCTGCCGCCCGTGACCATCGCCTGCTCGCACGAGCACGCGGCCTGGCCCGGCACCGTCAGCATCTCCGCGACGACGTTGCACGCGATGGTGAGCGACATCGCCGCCTCCCTGCGCCGGTCGGGCGTCGAGGCGCTGGTGGTGGTGAACGGCCACGGTGGGAATTACGTTCTGGGCAATGTCGTCCAGGAATCCACCGCGGCGGGACATCGAATGGCGCTTTTCCCGGCGATGGAGGACTGGGACGCCGCCCGCGAACGGGCGGGCGTCCAGACCTCGTTGCTCAGTGATATGCATGCGGGAGAAATTGAGACCTCCATACTTCTGCATTGCCATCCCGAATTGGTCCGACCCGGTCACGAGACCACCGATTTCCTTGCCGACGACCGCCGTCATCTCCTCTCCCTCGGCATGTCGGCCTACACCGATTCCGGTGTCATCGGCCGTCCGTCCCTGGCATCCGCCGCGAAGGGGAAGGAGTTGCTGGCAGGGTTCGTGGAATCCTTCGGAGCGTACTTCTCGTTGGTCACCTCGGACGGCTGGGGCAAGGGTCCGGTTCCGACCGACGCCTCGCCCGACGCCTCCCCCGCGGGCGACTGA
- a CDS encoding methyltransferase domain-containing protein: MTTSADMTMSAGGPLSTGGPLPTGASPSPGTPVAAGSAAAGGTTPAAGPAAGGALSMAGRGGDTPAPEGHQYAPQWLELRESADADARAADLLDPLRIRLANLPGRAIALTVHDLGCGTGSMGRWLAPRLDGAQRWVLHDQDPNLLRLAVARAPRAAADGSPVTVTTRRGDIGRLTAADLDGASLVTASALLDVLTREEIEGLAAACAGAGVPALLTLSVVGRVDLVPAHPMDAEIAEAFNAHQRASDLLGPDAITMACEAFAQQGATVRVHPSPWQLDTRHTALTEEWLRGWVGAACEQRPELTERADAYLLDRLAANEAGELRVVVHHSDLLALPRPRGGAS; the protein is encoded by the coding sequence ATGACCACTTCTGCCGATATGACCATGTCCGCGGGCGGGCCGCTGTCGACGGGCGGACCGCTGCCCACGGGGGCGAGCCCCTCGCCGGGTACGCCGGTCGCCGCGGGGTCGGCCGCGGCCGGTGGGACCACGCCCGCCGCCGGGCCCGCCGCCGGCGGGGCGTTGAGCATGGCGGGACGCGGGGGAGACACGCCGGCGCCCGAGGGCCATCAGTACGCGCCGCAGTGGCTGGAGTTGCGCGAGAGCGCGGACGCGGACGCCCGTGCGGCGGATCTGCTGGACCCGCTGCGGATCCGCCTCGCGAACCTGCCCGGTCGTGCCATCGCGCTGACCGTGCACGACCTCGGCTGCGGCACCGGCTCGATGGGCCGCTGGCTCGCGCCCCGGCTGGACGGTGCCCAGCGGTGGGTGCTGCACGACCAGGACCCGAACCTGCTGCGGCTGGCCGTCGCGCGGGCGCCGCGCGCCGCCGCCGACGGCAGCCCGGTCACGGTCACCACGCGGCGCGGTGACATCGGGCGGCTGACGGCGGCCGACCTCGACGGTGCCTCGCTGGTCACGGCGTCGGCGCTGCTCGACGTCCTCACCCGTGAGGAGATCGAGGGGCTCGCGGCGGCCTGCGCGGGCGCCGGAGTGCCCGCGCTGCTGACGCTCTCGGTCGTGGGCCGTGTGGACCTCGTCCCCGCGCACCCCATGGACGCCGAGATCGCCGAGGCGTTCAACGCCCACCAGCGCGCGAGTGATCTGCTCGGCCCGGACGCGATCACCATGGCCTGTGAGGCGTTCGCCCAGCAGGGCGCCACGGTCCGGGTCCACCCGAGCCCCTGGCAGCTCGACACCCGGCACACCGCCCTCACCGAGGAGTGGCTGCGCGGCTGGGTCGGTGCCGCCTGCGAACAGCGCCCCGAACTCACCGAGCGCGCCGACGCCTACCTGCTCGACCGCCTCGCGGCCAACGAGGCCGGCGAACTCCGCGTCGTCGTGCACCACAGCGACCTCCTGGCGCTGCCCCGACCGAGGGGCGGAGCCTCATGA
- a CDS encoding glycosyltransferase family 4 protein, with translation MTDVTIDRAAVGTTAQAYGSAVRADGGEQVRLGYVPVQNAALKNAAIIPMSLRSVHFVMPGGVDDPTRPSGGNAYDRRICLDLPGFGWQVHKHAIDGSWPSPGDTARAELARTLSELPDGTVVLLDGLVACGVPEIILPEAERLCLAVLVHLPLGDETGLEPEIAAELDAKERTTLRGVSAVIATSEWAVRRLVSHHGLAPERVHVAAPGADIAPLASGTDGVSRLLCVAAVTPRKGQHRLVEALATVTELRWSCVLVGGLDQEPEYVEHIRSLIAKFGLEDRFHLAGPQAGAELDASYAAADLMVLTSYAETYGMAVTEALARGIPVLATDVGGLPEAVGRAPDGGVPGILVPPENPAAIAAELRGWFGEADVRRRLKAAARGRRAALDGWATTARSLAHVLGRLRHEPRRAA, from the coding sequence GTGACCGACGTGACCATCGACCGGGCGGCCGTCGGCACCACCGCCCAGGCATACGGCAGCGCTGTGCGGGCGGACGGGGGAGAGCAAGTGCGGCTCGGCTATGTGCCCGTGCAGAACGCGGCACTGAAGAACGCCGCGATCATCCCCATGTCGCTGCGTTCCGTGCACTTCGTGATGCCGGGTGGCGTCGACGACCCCACCCGGCCCAGCGGCGGCAACGCCTACGACCGGCGGATCTGCCTCGATCTGCCCGGCTTCGGCTGGCAGGTGCACAAGCACGCGATCGACGGCAGCTGGCCGAGCCCGGGTGACACGGCCCGCGCCGAACTCGCCCGTACGCTGAGCGAGCTCCCCGACGGCACGGTCGTCCTCCTCGACGGACTGGTCGCCTGCGGCGTCCCCGAGATCATCCTGCCCGAGGCCGAACGCCTCTGCCTGGCCGTGCTGGTGCATCTGCCGCTCGGCGACGAGACCGGCCTGGAGCCCGAAATCGCCGCCGAACTCGACGCCAAGGAGCGCACCACCCTGCGGGGTGTGTCCGCCGTGATCGCGACCAGCGAGTGGGCGGTCCGCAGACTCGTGTCACACCACGGGCTCGCCCCCGAGCGGGTCCATGTCGCCGCCCCCGGCGCCGACATCGCGCCCCTCGCCTCCGGCACCGACGGCGTCTCCCGGCTGCTGTGCGTGGCCGCGGTCACCCCGCGCAAGGGGCAGCACCGGCTGGTGGAGGCCCTGGCGACCGTCACCGAACTGCGCTGGAGCTGCGTACTGGTCGGCGGCCTCGACCAGGAGCCCGAGTACGTCGAGCACATCCGCTCGCTGATCGCGAAGTTCGGCCTGGAGGACCGCTTCCACCTCGCCGGACCGCAGGCGGGCGCGGAACTCGACGCCAGTTACGCCGCCGCCGACCTCATGGTCCTCACCTCGTACGCCGAGACGTACGGCATGGCGGTCACCGAAGCCCTCGCCCGTGGAATCCCCGTCCTGGCCACGGACGTCGGCGGTCTCCCCGAGGCCGTCGGCCGCGCCCCCGACGGAGGCGTGCCCGGCATCCTGGTCCCGCCGGAGAACCCCGCGGCCATCGCGGCGGAGCTGCGCGGCTGGTTCGGGGAGGCCGACGTACGGCGCCGGCTGAAGGCGGCGGCGCGCGGGCGCAGGGCCGCGCTGGACGGGTGGGCGACCACGGCCCGCAGCCTCGCCCATGTCCTGGGCCGGCTACGGCACGAACCTCGGAGGGCCGCATGA